The Rhizoctonia solani chromosome 14, complete sequence genome has a segment encoding these proteins:
- a CDS encoding GPI-anchored domain-containing protein, with protein MTTYKQEKEDFVSGNNGSTVYHINAISTVALASVALYFTLQSRVAFPSRLSTGSGSRLMELSAEYLLLIVPLVLSLTLFANHPLSLTFLLLLPAFAIHRALPPLPSPAQGSLLPPPSPSVTRSPSPSPTPTRTEHSSIYVTPTPNLTPTPRQSAFPKAPTSNTIHVPPLPALTTYRAHMMLMTIIAILAVDFPVFPRALSKCESRGVSVMDLGVGSFVFSQGVVSAVPVIKNPGLLKNPVLPKVLAASKKVIPLLVLGLLRVLAVKGTEYPEHVTEYGVHWNFFITLALLPPLSVMFHPLIVYAPLSLLGLVLTLVHQTLLTNTSLQDWALGNNRTNLFDQNKEGIVSFVGYLSIHLLGMAIGTLILPPSPTHFRRAVSDIASKDNSAAPSRTPSRAPSPIRPQVDRDLHMGRRPATPDSSDDDEPRKKPTLTLHYTTEDQPRKRGKAAVELCSYAIVWWTLFYLAGALSGSGAQGVSRRLANTMYVLWVTAFNTTFLVGYVLLEGIWGGSPRSQPAASDRLRGSSPKGFAPSFKLPGGSDSIRNGPNDSGTSGLLEAVNLNGLALFLVANIATGLVNMTIRTMYVPDGQAMLVLFGYTFAFSLCAWAFRGRRILSMI; from the exons ATGACCACCTACaaacaagaaaaagaagactTTGTCTCTGGTAATAATGGCTCGACTGTCTATCACATTAATGCAATATCCACTGTCGCATTG GCATCTGTTGCTCTATATTTCACTCTGCAATCCCGAGTTGCCTTCCCGTCACGTCTGTCTACTGGCTCTGGGAGCCGTCTTATGGAACTCTCAGCGGAATATCTCTTGCTTATTGTTCCACTCGTACTTAGTCTCACACTTTTCGCGAATCATCCTCTTTCTCTGACCTTCCTGTTGCTGTTACCCGCCTTTGCGATCCACCGAGCACTCCCACCGTTGCCTTCGCCAGCCCAAGGTTCTTTACTTCCACCTCCGTCTCCATCTGTAACCCGCTCTCCTTCGCCATCCCCTACTCCCACTCGTACCGAACATTCTTCCATATACGTAACTCCTACTCCGAACCTGACGCCAACTCCCCGTCAATCGGCGTTTCCAAAGGCACCAACTTCCAACACCATCCATGTCCCGCCCCTTCCGGCACTCACGACATACAGGGCACACATGATGCTAATGACCATTATCGCTATCCTTGCTGTCGACTTTCCTGTTTTCCCCCGAGCACTAAGCAAGTGCGAATCACGGGGTGTCTCTGTG ATGGACCTTGGAGTAGGCTCGTTTGTATTTTCCCAGGGCGTTGTGTCTGCTGTTCCTGTTATCAAGAATCCGGGATTATTGAAAAATCCAGTCCTTCCAAAGGTCCTTGCTGCGTCTAAGAAGGTTATCCCATTGTTAGTGCTTGGCCTATTACGAGTCCTGGCGGTCAAGGGAACGGAGTACCCA GAGCACGTAACAGAGTATGGGGTGCACTGGAATTTCTTCATTACTCTTGCCTTGCTCCCTCCGTTATCTGTCATGTTTCACCCCCTCATCGTATACGCACCTCTATCACTTTTAGGACTGGTTCTCACATTGG TCCACCAGACTCTCCTTACCAATACTTCTCTCCAAGACTGGGCGCTCGGAAATAACCGGACCAACTTGTTTGACCAGAACAAGGAGGGAATCGTAAGCTTTGTAG GCTACTTGTCTATTCATCTGCTCGGAATGGCCATCGGAACACTCATTCTCCCCCCATCGCCAACCCATTTCCGACGTGCGGTATCAGACATCGCCTCCAAAGACAATTCGGCTGCTCCTTCCCGAACTCCATCTCGCGCGCCATCCCCCATTCGTCCACAAGTCGATCGTGACCTACACATGGGTCGGAGACCTGCAACACCAGATTCATCGGATGACGACGAACCCCGAAAGAAGCCCACCCTGACGCTCCATTACACCACCGAAGATCAACCTCGTAAACGTGGCAAGGCAGCAGTGGAACTCTGCAGCTATGCCATTGTATGGTGGACACTGTTCTACTTGGCTGGTGCGCTAAGTGGCAGCGGAGCTCAAGGCGTGTCACGAAGACTG GCGAATACGATGTATGTGCTATGGGTGACGGCGTTCAACACCACATTTCTGGTTGGGTATGTCTTGTTAGAGGGCATATGGGGAGGCTCGCCACGGAGCCAACCGGCGGCATCGGATCGGCTGCGAGGCTCGAGCCCTAAGGGGTTTGCTCCAAGTTTCAAGTTGCCTGGCGGATCTGATTCAATTCGGAACGGTCCAAACGATAGTGGCACCTCTGGGCTCCTGGAAGCCGTTAATTTGAATGGGTTGGCACTTTTTCTAGTG gcaaataTTGCGACCGGGCTGGTGAACATGACGATTCGGACAATGTACGTCCCCGACGGCCAAGCTATGCTCGTCCTCTTTGGGTAT
- a CDS encoding DEAD/DEAH box helicase, whose amino-acid sequence MPQQKTGVKNPKPGKKPLSKQKSKRNEENAKLEQLEKLVQDFNAEAEYSLFNDLPISSGTKKGLKKAFYTNMTDIQAKSLPMSLKGRDVLGAARTGSGKTLSFLIPVLEILHRHKWGPQDGLGALVISPTRELAIQIFDVLCAIGGYHTFSAGLVIGGKNLKDERDRLSRMNILVATPGRLLQHMDQTVGFECDNLQILVLDEADRILDMGFSKSLNAIVGHLPKGRQTLLFSATQTDSVQQLARLSLRDPVYIGVTEDGAEGSGVTPKNLEQHYAICPLDRKLDALFGFIKTHLQSKALVFMSSCKQVRFVFETFCKLHPGIPLMHLHGKQKQTKRLDIFQKFASSKHAFLFATDVAARGLDFPAVDWVLQLDAPEDTDTYVHRVGRTARYEPRKKAWYRAQSQGNCHPANQNKESKLASLENSLQKFAFEDPDINLLAKRQVIFQLDKLPLDAYAAALGLPGAPKVKFIDQAMAKNGRTNLDKLNLRLPSRCRRNSIESGSESEMRTKGMMTSSGRSAETLPNKAQDGKAVPIVRTKYDRMFERKNKVFFRTLREACRSRGHDADQDDDFITLKRANHDLPDDESRPMQQSTLLNKVDHEDISQRKLKIGQSKRAMLKYKSGGTKLVFDDDGAAHPLYEMQDDAVFAQEAGGDVIGAGKVYVDQVRTRMRDEDVLDKQEAREKKKEKKRKRKDREQEAGGGDATVLGPGADDDDGYISPDFDDLLSDGDEDDSPVYRPNKKIKGRANVPKENEPRDIDDDEALALRMLRGEA is encoded by the exons ATGCCTCAACAAAAGACTGGCGTGAAAAATCCAAAACCAGGTAAAAAGCCATTATCAAAACAAAAGTCGAAGCGGAATGAGGAAAATGCGAAGCTTGAACAACTGGAGAAATTGGTGCAAGACTTT AATGCTGAAGCAGAGTACTCTTTATTCAATGACCTGCCTATTTCGAGCGGCACCAAGAAGG GTCTTAAAAAGGCATTCTATACGAATATGACCGATATCCAGGCCAAGTCCTTGCCTATGTCTCTCAAAGGCCGTGATGTGCTTGGTGCGGCCAGAACCGGCAGTGGAAAGACTCTCTCGTTCCTAATACCTGTGCTTGAGATCCTCCATCGACATAAATGGGGACCCCAGGATGGATTAGGAGCCTTAGTGATATCACCTACCCGAGAGTTG GCGATACAAATCTTCGACGTTTTGTGTGCGATTGGTGGATATCACACCTTCTCCGCAGGTTTAGTTATTGGCGGGAAGAACCTCAAGGATGAGCGTGACCGTCTATCAAGGATGAACATTTTGGTTGCAACGCCTGGGCGACTGCTGCAGCACATGGACCAGACAGTAGGATTCGAATGCGATAATCTGCAAATACTAG TCCTCGATGAGGCGGACCGGATATTGGATATGGGCTTCTCTAAATCTCTCAACGCCATCGTTGGCCACCTCCCAAAAGGCCGCCAAACTCTATTATTCTCCGCAACACAAACAGATTCCGTCCAGCAGCTCGCTAGACTTAGCCTGCGAGATCCTGTCTATATCGGAGTAACAGAGGACGGCGCAGAAGGGTCTGGGGTTACTCCCAAGAATCTTGAGCAACATTACGCAATTTGCCCTCTCGATCGTAAACTGGACGCATTATTTGGTTTCATCAAGACTCATCTTCAATCAAAAGCACTCGTGTTCATGTCCAGTTGCAAGCAGGTTCGTTTCGTATTCGAAACGTTCTGCAAATTGCACCCTGGCATACCTCTCATGCACCTACACGGGAAGCAAAAGCAAACGAAACGCTTGGACATATTTCAGAAATTTGCGTCCTCAAAACATGCTTTCTTGTTTGCTACTGATGTTGCTGCTCGTGGCTTGGATTTTCCGGCCGTTGATTGGGTGCTCCAGTTGGACGCTCCTGAGGATACCGATACTTACGTCCACCGGGTTGGCCGAACTGCACGCTACGAAC CGAGGAAGAAGGCATGGTACCGCGCTCAAAGCCAAGGGAATTGCCATCCAGCCAATCAAAACAAGGAGAGTAAACTTGCATCGCTGGAGAATTCGTTGCAGAAATTCGCATTTGAGGATCCCGACATCAA TCTACTTGCAAAAAGACAAGTCATTTTTCAACTCGATAAATTGCCTTTGGACGCCTATGCAGCTGCACTTGGCCTTCCGGGCGCACCAAAAGTTAAATTCATCGACCAAGCGATGGCCAAAAACGGAAGAACGAATCTAGACAAACTCAACTTGCGATTGCCAAGTAGATGCCGAAGAAACAGTATAGAATCCGGGTCCGAGTCCGAGATGAGGACCAAAGGGATGATGACCTCCAGTGGACGCTCCGCTGAAACACTACCAAACAAAGCACAGGATGGGAAAGCG GTGCCTATTGTACGAACCAAATACGATCGTATGTTCGAGCGGAAGAACAAGGTATTCTTTCGAACACTACGCGAAGCTTGTCGATCAAGAGGACACGATGCCGACCAAGACGATGATTTCATTACCTTGAAACGAGCCAATCATGATTTGCCTGACGATGAATCTCGCCCAATGCAGCAATCCACGCTTCTCAATAAAGTCGACCACGAGGATATCTCACAACGCAAATTAAAGATAGGACAGTCTAAGAGGGCGATGCTAAAATACAAGTCTGGGGGCACGAAACTTGTCTTTGACGATGATGGGGCAGCCCATCCCTTGTACGAAATGCAGGACGATGCTGTATTTGCACAGGAGGCTGGTGGAGACGTGATCGGTGCAGGAAAGGTATATGTCGACCAAGTGCGTACTAGGATGCGAGACGAAGATGTGCTGGATAAGCAAGAGGCacgggagaagaagaaggaaaagAAGAGGAAACGCAAAGACCGAGAGCAAGAAGCTGGA GGAGGAGATGCTACTGTGCTTGGACCAGGTgccgacgacgacgatggaTACATCTCTCCAGATTTTGATGATTTACTGTCCGATGGTGATGAAGATGATTCACCGGTATACCGACCCAACAAGAAAATCAAAGGTCGTGCGAACGTCCCTAAGGAGAATGAACCACGAGACATAGATGATGATGAAGCTCTTGCACTTAGAATGCTTCGCGGCGAAGCTTGA
- a CDS encoding batten disease protein CLN3: MLIVAAFETLSARLLGIAFASFASGLGELTFLQLSTTYHPKSVVGHAVGYFASGTGAAGLVGAGLWWELRALGVRVGVGLSALLPFAIPLTYFFVLPPPGDYTTVVGSGVEWNNPGSEYTALPGDDTEAEDNTPIGVASAVNPLPGLSSSDKWRLVRPLLLKYMLPLFCVYTFEYTINQGISPTLVYPVPDVKEHPVLGRIVKTLRDYYPLWQLIYQAFVFLSRSSISLGLPALPTALLPLPAVIQAVIMGTLALESSTGFLSGGQPETTTQGFVLPILMSLIAVEGVCGGLAYVNVFYRVGQDGAQSSSLDDPHSRELARQEQEFRIGSIGFADSSGILLASLISMPTESAAACYTSLPSIVDPWCHEHSNMRGSDSSKVKHGIMSGLKLATHISMASATTSFYNKTGLQPDDSSDVPETTRSLLEQIVSIDDLQENARHAMGRKDHQSMNQDKYLDILSKSLGHFRDLRGLTFYAEDLRSIWSNKEIQQIFRHQRWSEIGGSGWNDALVPRSGHALNNLNDLMAHEEMEYVPRAISDKQRHSSAYMSVDRLYLWVVMDALNQYHEPTAKDASKIAAQNNNPYRILKPLAQKKGCRMIAERIGLQEVIKLDEWELVAESEYA; this comes from the exons ATGCTCATTGTGGCGGCTTTTGAAACCCTGTCGGCCCGACTCTTGGGCATCGCGTTTGCGTCTTTCGCCAGTGGCTTGGGAGAGCTTACTTTTCTACAACTCTCAACCACGTATCACCCGAAGAGCGTCGTTGGACATGCAGTTGGATATTTTGCCAGCGGCACAGGGGCCGCTGGGCTCGTCGGTGCCGGGCTATGGTGGGAACTCCGAGCACTGGGAGTTCGAGTAGGAGTTGGATTGTCAGCG CTCCTACCGTTTGCCATTCCCCTAACGTATTTCTTCGTGCTTCCTCCTCCCGGCGATTATACAACTGTTGTCGGCAGCGGAGTTGAATGGAACAATCCAGGGTCCGAATACACAGCACTTCCGGGGGATGATACCGAAGCCGAGGATAACACGCCCATTGGAGTAGCTTCTGCAGTCAATCCCCTACCGGGGCTTTCGTCTTCCGATAAGTGGCGTCTAGTTCGTCCTCTACTACTGAAATACATGCTGCCGTTGT TCTGTGTTTATACT TTCGAATACACCATCAACCAG GGTATATCTCCAACTCTAGTCTACCCCGTTCCTGATGTGAAAGAACACCCGGTGCTAGGACGGATTGTAAAAACGTTGCGGGATTATTACCCCCTGTGGCAG TTGATCTACCAAGCTTTCGTGTTTCTTTCTCGATCATCCATATCCCTGGGCCTACCCGCACTTCCCACTGcgcttcttccccttccgGCAGTCATCCAGGCGGTCATCATGGGAACTCTGGCCCTGGAGTCATCTACCGGCTTCCTCTCTGGAGGACAACCCGAAACGACAACACAAGGATTCGTTCTCCCAATACTAATGTCACTCATCGCTGTTGAGGGGGTCTGTGGTGGACTTGCTTA TGTCAACGTGTTTTACCGCGTGGGCCAGGATGGCGCTCAAAGCTCAAGCCTTGACGACCCGCATTCAAGGGAATTGGCTCGACAGGAGCAAGAATTTCGGATTGGGAGCATTGGTTTCGCAGATAGCTCCGGTATTCTGCTCGCATCATTGATCTCGATGCCGACCGAA TCTGCAGCTGCGTG CTACACAAGCCTCCCTTCTATTGTCGATCCCTGGTGCCACGAACACAGCAATATGCGCGGGTCCGACTCTAGTAAGGTTAAGCATGGCATTATGAGTGGTCTGAAACTGGCCACTCATATTTCAATGGCATCTGCGACAACGTCATTCTACAATAAGACTGGG CTTCAACCAGATGATAGCAGTGACGTTCCCGAGACTACTCGTAGTTTACTTGAG CAAATCGTATCAATCGACGATCTCCAAGAGAACGCTCGTCATGCAATGGGCCGAAAAGATCATCAATCAATGAATCAAGACAAGTACTTAGATATCCTCTCCAAATCCCTAGGCCACTTCCGAGACCTCAGAGGGTTGACTTTCTATGCTGAGGATCTACGATCCATTTGGTCAAACAAAGAAATTCAACAAAT CTTTCGTCACCAGCGCTGGAGCGAGATAGGTGGCTCAGGCTGGAACGACGCTCTCGTACCTCGG TCTGGCCACGCTCTCAACAACCTAAATGATCTGATGGCTCACGAAGAGATGGAATACGTCCCGCGAGCGATCAGCGATAAACAACGCC ATTCGAGTGCCTAC ATGTCTGTTGACCGTCTTTACCTTTGGGTGGTGATGGATGCACTCAATCAATACCATGAACCTACCGCCAAGGATGCCAGCAAGATAGCGGCCCAAAACAACAACCCTTATCGTATACTCAAACCACTTGCCCAGAAGAAAGGCTGTAGAATGATTGCAGAGAGAATAGGATTACAAGAAGTGATCAAGTTGGATGAATGGGAGCTCGTGGCCGAGTCCGAATACGCATAA
- a CDS encoding glutamate dehydrogenase (NAD+), with protein sequence MSSYPSEPEFEQAVNEITSTLAPFLAKHPEYERALEVAKIPERVIQFRVTWEADDGTVRVNRGYRVQFNSALGPYKGGLRLHPSVNLSILKFLGFEQTFKNALTGLMMGGGKGGSDFDPKGKSDNEIRRFCYAFMAELSRHIGNDTDVPAGDIGVGGREVAYLFGAYKKIRNEFTGVLTGKGGSWGGSFIRPEATGYGLVYYVEHMLAKAPNPTSFKDAKVLISGSGNVAQYAALKVLELGGSVLSLSDSKGALIAVDGKGFNKEDIAAIAQIKLNRAYLTDFVATSEKGRFEYHEGKRPWTLVGSADIALPSATQNEVSGEEAKALVAAGVKFVAEGSNMGCTQEAIDVFEAAREADNWVWYAPGSIQLRWCRRVGLEMAQNSQRLTWSSEEVDSKLKDIMTNCFNACYETGKEYSTSEGLPSLVVGANISGFIKVANAMRDHGDWW encoded by the exons ATGTCCAGCTATCCTTCCGAGCCCGAGTTTGAGCAAGCCGTCAATGAAATTACGTCCACGCTCGCCCCGTTCTTGGCCAAGCATCCTGAATATGAACGTGCCTTGGAGGTTGCTAAA ATTCCCGAACGTGTGATCCAGTTTCGTGTTACTTGGGAAGCGGATGACGGTACTGTCCGTGTGAACAGAGGTTACCGTGTTCAG ttTAACTCGGCCCTCGGTCCCTACAAAGGTGGTCTTCGACTTCACCCCTCGGTCAATCTCTCGATCCTCAAGTTCCTTGGGTTCGAACAAACTTTCAAGAATGCGCTTACCGGTTTGATGATGGGTGGTGGCAAGGGCGGTTCCGACTTTGACCCCAAGGGAAAGTCTGACAATGAGATTCGCCGGTTTTGCTAT GCATTCATGGCTGAGCTCAGTCGACACATCGGGAATGACACAGATGTCCCTGCGGGTGACATCGGTGTCGGCGGACGCGAGGTCGCATACTTGTTTGGTGCATACAAGAAGATTCGTAACGAATTCACGGGTGTTCTCACCGGCAAGGGCGGTTCGTGGGGTGGTTCGTTTATTCGTCCCGAAGCTACTGGGTATGGGCTCGTCTACTATGTCGAGCACATGCTCGCCAAGGCGCCCAACCCGACGTCATTCAAGGATGCCAAAGTCCTAATCTCCGGATCCGGAAACGTGGCCCAGTACGCAGCGCTCAAGGTCTTGGAACTCGGCGGGAGCGTTTTGTCGCTTTCCGATTCCAAGGGTGCACTAATTGCAGTCGATGGCAAGGGGTTCAATAAGGAGGATATTGCCGCTATCGCGCAGATCAAGCTTAACCGTGCCTACCTCACGGACTTTGTTGCCACGTCTGAAAAGGGCAGGTTCGAGTACCACGAAG GCAAGCGCCCATGGACACTAGTTGGATCTGCAGACATCGCACTTCCTTCGGCTACTCAAAACGAGGTCTCAGGCGAGGAGGCCAAGGCATTGGTCGCTGCTGGAGTCAAGTTTGTTGCAGAGGGCTCGAACATGGGTTGCACCCAGGAGGCAATTGATGTCTTCGAGGCTGCCCGCGAGGCAGATAACTGGGTGTGGTATGCCCCAGGAA GCATCCAACTGCGGTGGTGTCGCCGTGTCGGACTCGAGATGGCCCAGAACTCGCAGCGACTGACTTGGTCGAGCGAGGAGGTTGACAGCAAACTCAAGGATATCATGACCAATTGCTTCAACGCTTGCTACGAAACTGGCAAGGAGTATAGCACTTCCGAGGGATTGCCTAGCTTGGTCGTCGGTGCGAACATTAGCGGATTCATCAAGGTCGCCAACGCCATGCGCGACCATGGTGATTGGTGGTAG
- a CDS encoding paired amphipathic helix protein SIN3 — protein MQYDNALDFISTVRHTFTNEPWVYDAFVVVLSEYRKQQIDIDDLMTHMRAIFSSHDDLFDHFCSFLPDQDQQPCCPSALDFVSYVKSRSAPHLYSAFLSLLNEVERGEVAVSEMYTKTCALFQHDSELMSEFESFFRGEWSSVGDDLSDLDEELDSSSVQSSPSPSVESFTGVQTPKDSGSPLPRTLNLKALSIDSQPQSQPQVSLAGEWSS, from the exons ATGCAGTACGACAACGCACTCGACTTCATCTCCACTGTCCGCCACACATTCACCAATGAGCCATGGGTATACGATGCTTTTGTCGTAGTCCTCTCCGAGTACCGAAAGCAACA GATCGATATCGATGATCTTATGACCCACATGCGGGCCATCTTTTCCTCCCATGATGATCTCTTTGATCACTTCTGCAGCTTTCTGCCCGACCAGGACCAGCAGCCTTGCTGTCCATCCGCACTCGATTTCGTCAGCTACGTAAAATCCCGCTCTGCCCCACATCTCTACTCCGCCTTTTTGTCTCTCTTGAACGAGGTGGAGCGGGGTGAGGTGGCTGTTTCCGAG ATGTACACCAAGACTTGCGCACTATTCCAACATGATTCCGAACTCATGTCCGAGTTTGAGTCCTTCTTTAGAGGCGAATGGTCCAGTGTGGGCGATGATCTTTCC GACCTAGATGAAGAACTCGACAGCTCATCTGTCCAATCTTCACCCTCACCTAGTGTCGAATCTTTCACGGGCGTTCAAACCCCTAAAGATTCCGGATCACCCCTTCCCCGCACACTCAACCTCAAAGCTCTCTCCATCGACTCTCAGCCTCAATCCCAACCCCAGGTATCGCTCGCTGGCGAATGGAGCTCATGA